A genomic region of Caldicellulosiruptor acetigenus contains the following coding sequences:
- a CDS encoding sigma-70 family RNA polymerase sigma factor has translation MFKLSLDEQKELVCRVKQGDKKAAEELIRAYEPLIISIAARYNRPDIFEDLKQEGYCAILQAAKKFDESLGVSFITLVVYYVKRNMDRCINRDKTIRPPFNKFDAVVPQVVSMDAPINPNNYHDEELSVKDTIQSPTAEVEEQVMYSETLRKLVELLSDEERKILLLRLKQYSFKEIAEKLGLTEKQVATRTQKIRAKLQCLLKAS, from the coding sequence ACAAAAAGAACTGGTTTGCAGGGTAAAACAGGGCGATAAAAAGGCAGCCGAAGAATTGATAAGAGCATATGAACCTTTGATTATCTCAATCGCTGCCAGATACAACAGACCTGACATATTTGAAGACTTGAAGCAGGAAGGCTACTGTGCAATATTGCAGGCAGCCAAAAAATTTGACGAGAGTTTGGGTGTATCGTTCATCACTCTTGTTGTATACTATGTTAAACGAAATATGGACAGATGTATAAACAGGGACAAAACAATAAGACCGCCATTCAACAAGTTTGATGCTGTTGTGCCACAGGTGGTCTCAATGGATGCTCCCATTAACCCAAACAACTATCATGATGAAGAGTTAAGTGTGAAGGACACAATTCAAAGTCCTACTGCCGAGGTCGAAGAACAAGTAATGTACAGCGAAACTCTAAGAAAACTTGTTGAATTGCTTTCAGATGAAGAAAGGAAGATCCTGTTGTTGCGACTCAAGCAATACAGCTTCAAGGAAATTGCTGAGAAGTTGGGATTGACAGAAAAGCAGGTTGCTACAAGAACACAAAAAATCCGTGCAAAACTTCAGTGTCTCCTGAAAGCTTCATAA
- the bet gene encoding phage recombination protein Bet has translation MSDVKELARKIEGGTVEYDTESGKVRLSPEIIKKYLVSGDPAKVTDAEVFMFLKLCQHQRLNPFLREAYLIKYGDEPATLVVSKDVFVKRASKNPCCSGWEAGVIVRKENGELEYRKGSLVLTGEELVGGWARVYRKDWQVPIEVSVSLNEYIRRKKDGQPMKSWREMPATMIRKVALEQALREAFATDFEGLYGVEEMPVEPQELSKEPVIISQSGEQTEQPETKWSVDTEQANKEEKVVPLPEKEPRTEETQQSAQLSTVIELHNVAVIDDPVIMQSKKGTDYMKVKVIADEGEFEIVSNQKNVMEQIEKGFIFSKVTVKRLSSGMLFVNSIEE, from the coding sequence ATGAGTGATGTAAAGGAACTTGCAAGAAAGATTGAAGGGGGAACAGTAGAATACGACACTGAAAGTGGAAAAGTTAGGTTATCGCCCGAAATTATCAAAAAGTACTTAGTTAGTGGCGACCCGGCAAAAGTTACTGATGCAGAAGTCTTCATGTTTCTTAAACTATGCCAGCATCAAAGGCTGAATCCATTTTTGAGAGAAGCATACCTGATTAAATACGGCGACGAACCTGCAACACTTGTAGTATCAAAAGACGTATTCGTGAAGAGAGCATCTAAAAATCCTTGCTGCAGTGGATGGGAAGCAGGCGTGATCGTCCGAAAAGAGAACGGTGAACTGGAATACAGAAAGGGAAGTCTTGTTCTCACAGGTGAGGAACTTGTAGGCGGCTGGGCAAGAGTATACCGAAAAGACTGGCAGGTTCCTATCGAAGTAAGTGTTTCGCTGAATGAGTACATCAGAAGAAAGAAAGACGGTCAACCAATGAAAAGCTGGCGAGAAATGCCTGCAACAATGATCAGAAAAGTCGCTTTAGAGCAAGCTCTCCGTGAAGCGTTTGCAACAGATTTCGAGGGACTCTATGGTGTAGAAGAAATGCCAGTCGAACCACAGGAACTTAGCAAAGAACCTGTGATTATTTCTCAATCAGGTGAGCAAACTGAACAACCAGAAACAAAATGGTCAGTTGATACTGAACAGGCAAATAAAGAAGAAAAAGTTGTTCCACTGCCTGAAAAAGAACCAAGAACTGAAGAAACACAACAATCAGCTCAGCTATCTACTGTGATTGAACTCCATAACGTTGCAGTCATTGATGACCCGGTCATTATGCAGAGCAAAAAGGGAACAGACTATATGAAGGTAAAGGTCATTGCAGACGAAGGCGAATTTGAAATAGTTAGTAATCAAAAGAATGTTATGGAACAGATTGAAAAAGGATTTATATTCAGTAAGGTTACAGTGAAAAGACTTTCATCTGGTATGCTTTTTGTAAATTCGATAGAAGAATAA